A DNA window from Porites lutea chromosome 6, jaPorLute2.1, whole genome shotgun sequence contains the following coding sequences:
- the LOC140940992 gene encoding glucokinase regulatory protein-like, translating to MDSKRYEEENTVPITERPNELTRDIDVGSAGDIVRILRQCDSQIFSGWKHFQSIYDEETIFAMEKVVEKAAEVLQQSGAVVLSGCGTSGRIAFFLAQKFSKLAKEQGLLASYEYIIAGGDIALFMSQEAPEDDWRKGQEDLAQVSSNKTRVLYIGITCGLSAPYVAGQLDYCMNHPDVFIPVLLGFNPVSQARRNVIEGWSKSFYDVACALQDYESGIILNPVVGPEAITGSSRMKGGSATKILLESILLKAHITVGKSSLMPGCIGTLHQFLLMYEHMYRATYLNHSSISKAVELAAKSLQCKGQVYYTGWGSSGFMGLLDASECVPTFSAHFDDIRGFLEGGYHTLKNEEGEYLLNGLTKLQISLRDFQESFLPNLTLHDTVTFICSEGNVIQQVRKLVNLTEKKGAHVIGIVCEKEKELSNVFRNKCLIELKQPSRHEQLFDGHLPVFDSILNQCLMEMSIKWILNAVSTGAHIVKGKVLGSFMIDLKVSNNKLFHRAVSIVSKFARVSQERSHLAVLQSIYRSDVVDSVLNQQVSQHVSIATAMDQVVPVAVLVATGKFNIESAVELLRTKTISHILKNCCFN from the exons ATGGATTCCAAACGATACGAAGAGGAAAACACCGTGCCGATAACGGAACGACCCAATGAACTGACACGGGATATCGATGTTGGTTCTGCAGGTGATATTGTCCGAATTCTGCGCCAGTGCGATTCGCAGATATTTTCGGGCTGGAAACACTTTCAGAGTATTTATGACGAGGAAACCATTTTTGCGATGGAAAAAGTAGTGGAGAAGGCTGCAGAAGTATTGCAGCAAAGCGGTGCTGTTGTGTTGAGCGGGTGTGGTACATCGGGGAGGATCGCTTTTTTCTTAGCTCAGAAATTCTCCAAGCTTGCCAAAGAACAGGGACTATTAGCGAGTTATGAATACATTATAGCTGGAGGTGATATTGCTCTGTTCATGTCTCAGGAAGCACCTGAAGATGATTGGAGGAAAGGCCAGGAAGATTTAGCACAGGTGTCCAGTAACAAGACCAGGGTACTGTATATTGGCATAACATGTGGTCTGTCAGCACCTTATGTGGCTGGTCAATTGGATTACTGCATGAATCACCCTGATGTTTTTATCCCAGTTCTTCTGGGATTCAACCCTGTGAGCCAAGCAAGAAGGAATGTAATAGAAGGGTGGAGCAAGTCATTCTATGATGTTGCTTGTGCTTTGCAAG ATTATGAGAGTGGAATCATCCTCAACCCAGTTGTTGGACCTGAAGCCATCACTGGTTCATCTCGTATGAAAGGTGGAAGTGCTACAAAAATTCTCCTGGAGAGCATACTGCTTAAAGCACATATTACAGTGGGGAAGTCATCATTAATGCCAGGCTGTATTGGTACACTTCATCAGTTTCTTTTGATGTATGAGCACATGTATCGAGCCACATACCTTAATCATTCTAGTATATCGAAAGCTGTAGAGCTGGCTGCAAAGAGCCTACAATGTAAGGGCCAAGTGTACTACACTGGATGGGGATCATCTGGGTTCATGGGCCTCTTAGATGCCTCTGAATGTGTTCCTACATTCAGTGCCCATTTTGATGACATCAGAGGATTTCTGGAAGGAGGTTATCATACTCTTAAGAACGAGGAAGGAGAGTATCTACTAAATGGATTAACAAAGCTTCAGATTTCTCTGAGAGATTTTCAAGAAAGTTTTTTGCCCAACTTGACATTGCATGACACGGTAACATTTATTTGTTCTGAAGGTAACGTCATTCAGCAAGTGAGGAAGTTGGTAAATCTGACAGAGAAGAAAGGAGCACATGTGATTGGCATTGTTTGTGAGAAGGAAAAAGAGTTAAGTAATGTTTTCAGGAACAAATGTCTAATTGAACTTAAACAACCATCAAGACACGAACAACTGTTTGATGGTCATTTACCAGTGTTTGACAGTATTTTGAACCAGTGTCTTATGGAGATGTCCATCAAGTGGATTCTCAATGCTGTCTCAACTGGAGCACATATAGTAAAAGGCAAAGTTCTGGGAAGTTTCATGATTGATCTCAAAGTCAGCAACAACAAGTTGTTCCATCGAGCAGTATCCATAGTTTCAAAGTTTGCCAGGGTTAGTCAAGAAAGATCTCATCTTGCTGTTTTACAGTCAATATACAGGTCTGATGTTGTTGACAGTGTACTTAATCAGCAAGTATCTCAGCATGTTTCTATAGCAACTGCCATGGATCAAGTTGTACCGGTAGCAGTATTAGTAGCTACAGGCAAGTTCAATATTGAGTCTGCTGTAGAGCTCTTAAGGACAAAAACAATTTCCCATATTCTCAAAAATTGTTGCTTCAACTAA